The genomic DNA GTATTTCCTGTCAGGGTCATGAAATTTTTGGGAATCAAATTATTGGTTTTATCAAATGCAAGTGGAGGCCTCAATCCCGATTATAACATTGGTGATATTATGATCATTCAGGATCATATCAATCTGAGTGGCGAGAATCCTCTCATCGGTCATAATGATCCTGAACTGGGAGATAGATTCCCCGATATGAGCGAACCTTATGACATGCAATACAGCCAAATGGCATTAAAAATTGCCCGAAGGAAAAAGGTTCGTTGCCACACCGGAGTTTATGCAGGTGTAAAAGGTCCCAATTATGAAACCCCTGCAGAATACAAGTACCTGCGAATCATAGGAGCGGATGCAGTTGGAATGTCAACCGTGCATGAAGTGATCACCGCCAGACACATGAAAATCAAGTGCATAGCCTTCTCGGTTATTTCTGACCTGGGTATACAAGGAAAAATAGTACCCATCACACATAAAATCGTTCTTGAGGAAGCCTCCAAAGCTGAGCCCCATCTGGCAATGATCCTTTCAGAACTTATCCCTGAAATATTCAATCAAGAATAAAATCAGGTTGCAAGATACAGGTTACAAGTTACAAGTTACAAGTTTCAAGTTTCAGGTTACAAGTTCAGGTTGCAGGCTGCAACCTGTAACCTGCAACCTGTAACGATTTGTTCTCCTTTCCCGGTAAGTTATAATATTTTAAACGATTTTCTTTTCTATATAGTCGGAATTCATAAGGTTCAGTAATCCCATATAATCAGCACCGAAGGGAATCAGGTCGCCGGGTTTGTATTTTTGACGGTTATCTCCGAGATCAACTACAATCATATCGCTTGAGGCACCATAAAATTGCATTTTCTGATCAACCGGGAAAAGATGGGATATATCAATATCCAGCAGACCCAGATCGAGTATTGCCCGGTAAGATGATTTCCCGTAATCCGATTCATTGATTTCAATTTCTTCCCCGGCAACATTCTTGCCAAGCTCACCGGTCGGTACCAGTGGTTTTTTACTCAACTCGATGATCTCGGCATACAAGCGAAATACATCTGCTTTCATACCCTTCAATGTTTTACCGTTTATCAGATTCTTACCGGTAAAAAGGGTTTCTCCAATTCTGAAATGATTAACACCTACAGGAACCATCCTCTTGAGGAGCAGAGGAATGGTAACAGAAGATCCCCCGGACACCCAGTTGATTTTTCTGTTAAATTTTGCTTCAATCAATTGTTCGTATAAACTGAGCTGAATCAGTTTGTCGTGAGATGGCATCACACCGCTCAGGCAATTGAGGTTTGTGCCTATACCGCTTACTTCAATATTCGGAAGCTTGAAAACGCTTTCGTAAAAATCCATCAGTTTCTCACCCAAAACGCCTTCCCGCAAGTCGCCCATTTCTATCATGATGATAACCTTATGAATCTTATTTTGGCGTCCCGCTTCTTCGGAGATCAGGCGGATGGTTTCAAATTCGGTATTAAAACTAGCATCTGCGTATTTTACCAGGGATTTTATGACTCGTCTGGCAGGAGGTTTAATATAAACCGTTTCCACATGAGGAGCAATGTTTTTTATGGTTTTAAGGTTACTGATCCTGGAGTCGAGAATTTCCCTGACCCCCAACGATAGTAACTCTTTCAGATACAGCCTGTTCCCACAAAGCAGTTTGCTTACAACCCCCCATTCTATCTGATGCTTTTTAAAGAGAGCCTCCAGGAAAGAATAATTATGCTCTAATTTTCCCTTATCTAATTCCAGATATGCCATATCAGCTATTTATCTGACTACCCTCCTGATATTGGAAGGAAGTCTGGTTAATAATTCATAGTTCAGAAGGTCGCTAAACTCACTAAATGAAGAAACACTGATGGTACGGTCACCCTGACGACCAATCAGAACTACCTCATCACCAGGTTTCACACCATCCATACCGTTGATATCAGCCACAAGCATGTTCATATTTACCAGTCCTATGACCGGCGCCTGATGGCCTTTTATTAGAACCCTACCCTGGTTGCTTAAGGATCGGGTATAACCATGGTAATATCCAACAGGAATTACGGCAATTCTCTTGTCTTCCTGTGCAAGATAGGATGTTCCATAGCTGATAAATTCACCTTCCCTTACATCTTTAATACTCAT from Bacteroidota bacterium includes the following:
- a CDS encoding purine-nucleoside phosphorylase gives rise to the protein VFPVRVMKFLGIKLLVLSNASGGLNPDYNIGDIMIIQDHINLSGENPLIGHNDPELGDRFPDMSEPYDMQYSQMALKIARRKKVRCHTGVYAGVKGPNYETPAEYKYLRIIGADAVGMSTVHEVITARHMKIKCIAFSVISDLGIQGKIVPITHKIVLEEASKAEPHLAMILSELIPEIFNQE
- a CDS encoding alanine/ornithine racemase family PLP-dependent enzyme; this translates as MAYLELDKGKLEHNYSFLEALFKKHQIEWGVVSKLLCGNRLYLKELLSLGVREILDSRISNLKTIKNIAPHVETVYIKPPARRVIKSLVKYADASFNTEFETIRLISEEAGRQNKIHKVIIMIEMGDLREGVLGEKLMDFYESVFKLPNIEVSGIGTNLNCLSGVMPSHDKLIQLSLYEQLIEAKFNRKINWVSGGSSVTIPLLLKRMVPVGVNHFRIGETLFTGKNLINGKTLKGMKADVFRLYAEIIELSKKPLVPTGELGKNVAGEEIEINESDYGKSSYRAILDLGLLDIDISHLFPVDQKMQFYGASSDMIVVDLGDNRQKYKPGDLIPFGADYMGLLNLMNSDYIEKKIV